In the genome of Neodiprion fabricii isolate iyNeoFabr1 chromosome 4, iyNeoFabr1.1, whole genome shotgun sequence, the window TGTTTTCAGGCGAAGGGTAAAAAAGCTCGGGAGGATAACAGGAACGTTTGGAAAATGTCCGCACCCGTGAAGCTCCGAGAAGCTCCGAGAAATACCGTGCACACGAGACAAACAGAGAACGATAAGAGGATCGGTTTCTTACCTGTTGTGTTTGCGTCGATGAAATCCTCGTCGCTGTCCTCCGGTGAGAGGGGTGGCTCCTCGTCGTAGACCGCATCGTCCGTTGAATGCCGAAGGTCATCATCCCCAGGTTGGGGTGAGGTCGGAACGATGAGGAGAACGAGGCAGGATAGCCAGCAGGTAAGTCTCAGGGCGCCGAGAATAACACTCATCGCCCCCGCGGCGCGAGACAGCCCCAGGATCCGGACACCGGCGCATCGGCATCTTCGTGGTCCGCCCGCCCCCTCTCCAATGCGCCCGGAGCGACGGCAGCGCCGCGACGCGtaccgacgacgacgacgacgaggaggaggaaagcTCTCCCGCCCCTCGTCGACCATCTCGCGGCAGCCTTCGCCAATTCGGAGCGACGCCGAGTCGCCGCTCTGAAGATTTCTGCAAGCTCCGTTGGCGCTGCGCGGCAAAGCTGCTCTTCCGATGGTCGTTGTCACGAGCTTTCGGAGTGAGGTACTCGTGTCGGTAAAGCGGAAAGGTGACCGACGTACGGTGCTCGAGGAGAATTGAGCTTTCGTGTTGCATTTTCGCTGGAAGTTATGCGTACCGGAATTGTAAAACGAAATTGTTCGATCGGCATTCGATGGTGACGAGAAATTAGTGGCGACGAGGGGAAATTGAATTGTAACTCGTCATATCTCTGCGGTAGAAGATCTTTCTTTCAAAGGCTTATGGAATTCAAAGTgagcttttttcattttctgggACATAAACTCGAGATTGTACTTATTGTACTTGTACTTgactttttaattttaactaGAACAGCACCATCGTTTCAAAGTACTCGACAGTTGGATTGATGTTGCGAGCATAGAAATCTTCACTTTTTGGCTGAAGGTAGCTTTCGATGCGATTAGTATTGTAATCCGCTACAACTTCTTGCAATTAAATACAGAGCTACGATCGTATACCATATTGCCGATtgaagagagatagagatcGTTTTACTAAAATTGTTACGCTGCATGGAGAACTTTTGGTAATTTGAGAGCGAAACAAATAATCGTTTGGTATTAATCACCATCGTACGGGAATCAGACACGCTGATTATGGATTACGGATTGGAATGATTTTGTCTACCGCGTCCGATCCGTTTGGTGGTTGTCGTGAGACTGGAAGACCGGCAATTAACACCGTTCCGTTGAATGTTTGGCTCTCTGATAGAGGGCGTGAAAATCATCCCTACTCGCGCCAAGTTGACAAATACAACGAGCAGCTTTGGCGCACCTTCACGGGAGGATCGGATTTGAATGTTGTAGGTACTGACGAAAGATGATTCACAAggtcaataaatttattaacgaTATTGTTATCCGTATGCATATATTATCACCAATTTTTAgcagaaaaaaacattgataTTTAACATGCGCGATTGTTTGCAGAATATTAAGATGTTTTAACTACTAATTATATTCAAaccaaattttcgacaatttgaTGCGATTGCATCACCGAGATAATTGAAAGATTGAGCAGAATCTTCGTTTCAACGGCTCGTATAAATGAACTTCCCCAGCGTCATCGTACACAGGCATAGCTAGATGTACATTAATTCAGTGAGTAAGCAGGTACGGATTGAACAAAACAATAGTTCTCACGAAAATTAGAACCGTCTAAGAAAATTAGTAAATTTGATGTGCAAGCTTTGGGACTTACCTTCATTGAATCCTCTGTTTCTTCGCCTCCTGCGTACGAAAGTAACAAAGCCGAAGATCGTTGCGAACAATATAATTGGTATGAATATCAATACTGTTATGGTTGTTGATTTTTGTGACCAATCGGTATCGCTAGGTTTCATTTCATTGCACGCAGAAGCTGAAATTAGTAGAAAATCAGTGATTCACAATGGCGATCTGTAAATTTAGACTTGGTATTGTTTCAGAATATAACAAGACAAACAGGAAATGTACGACTTGAATTTATGGATTCTcgcattcaaatattcaaacgaATCGTTTCCACTCACCAATCGGAACAAAATAGTAAGTCATGTTTGCGGTAGATCGGGTGAAGTTAGCGATGCTTCTGATCGTGAGTTCGTTGAAGCATTTCTCGTGACACCGTGGAAGCTCTGTGTCAACTTGAAAATTCGTCGTTTCATCGTCGGTGCCATTGGATTCCGAAATTCCTCTGAAAATGATGCAAAAACGTGACGAatcgttattatattttgatGCCTCGCGGAGGAATTGTGGTCTTATGATATGTCTGATTGTGAATATCTTGGGatccgttttttctttcagaatCAGGTTACGCGCAAATTTAACGCCGTACTTTGTGCTCTGATCGATTCCATCGGCTTCTACCTTTCGAAAGTTAtctgaattattattattattattattgttatcgttattgttattgttgttattgtacCCACCTTATCGAGTTTTCGTAGTCGTGAGGAGTGTATAGCGCTATAACGCACATGATTGGCTCCTCGCACGATTCTCCTGTCCAGCCACGAGAGCAGTTATGTGCGCAGGTTCCTTTATTACTTTTGGGATTTACAAATCCACTATGGCAACGGCAAATCTCAGGGCCAACGCAGATACCGTTGTCACATCTTGTACAGCGAGGAACGCACGTTGTCGAATTCTCAAAGGGTTTGTCGTACCCCGGATGACAAGTACAGATATCTGGACCGGTACATGATGAATATTTGCACTCTTCTTTGCAGATTGGATAAGTGCATTGACCATCTTTCGTCTTATTGCAGCCGTTGAAGCATTCGCAGGTATTAAGACCAACGCACTCGCCAAACCCACACTCCCTACTGCAATACTGACCGAATACAAATTTGACGAAGGTCGAACTCCTGTAGCAGCGATCCGGACTGACGCAAAGTTTTCGATCGCAGTGTGGATCATTACATATCGGTTCGCAAGTTTGTTGGTTCGAACTCAACTTGTAACCTGTGTCACAGGTACAGAGTTGCGACTTGTTGCATTCCCCAGGCAGGCAGGGTCTGCACTTTGGATGGCAGATGAAGCTATTGGTTCGGGACTTGACGTATCCTTCGTTACACTTGCATTCGGTGCGACCATCGCACTTTCCGTTAATACAGTTATATTGTGAACAGGATAGTATACAATTGTTGTAGATTCCGTCTCTCGTATAGCCCTCAGGGCAATTTACGACTTCCGAACGTTTCgtcaaacttctcgtctccGGATCGCCTCTGTAGCCGTTATGAATAAATGTTTCCTCACCGCCACGCCATATTTTCTCTGGATACGTCACACGCCGGGAAAGGTCATGAAATCCTTTCATACTGCGGAATGAAATGTAcgaaagaaattattgaaaatatgttttaGCTAAGTCGTTAAGATGAGAAGTAAGTTCTCGGTGTTTACTGCAAGTACCTACcgattcttaattttttaagTACATTTCACCTTTTACAATTAATCACGAAGCTGCCCTACCCAATGCTTGACTTTGCCGTAGAAAAATACAGTGGAAATTTCACGGTGATCCTTTTGCAACTATTATCTATATGaacttttttcgaataaaaatgtaaaggAAGCTCGGAAAGCCTGCTGCGAACGGTATCTCATCTCTTTCACTTCCGGTTGAGAACAGCAAACAATACGGACGTCGCGTTGAATTGCCATGACTGATGAGTAATGTACTGACCAATATGAAATGTATGGAAATTACAAACTCTGCACGATGCGTCATGGCATCGTAGCTATTCACATATTTCACGTCATTGCccgtgacaaaattttttcgagatATACGGAGACTAACTTGCGTTTTGAGAAAGATTATATATCCATTTGCtagttttcaaaatcagtTCGTATTGCATTAGAACTTTGTGCTGATTAGATCTAAGTAGATCTCATTCGTTTTACGTAGATCTTACAAAATCATACTTTGGACCAAACAGtattcattcgattttattcaaagtcCTGCTTAAGGAATGCCGTACTTCAACCGGTAGGATACGAGTACAGTAATTCGTAAGGGAAGGGCTCGCTTCCTCACAGTAAtaactgtttttatttttcaactttcttcaAGCCGTTGACAGCTACgtattttaacaaaattcgCACATAACTTAactatacataattatttatgaacgATTTTCACTATTCCATTGCATATAGCAAAAtctaataaaattcataaccAACATTTAAAATCTACgtagatataaaatattttttgccgAGTAATTATGTTTCAATAATGTTGTGACTGCGGGAAATTAGTTCTC includes:
- the LOC124179747 gene encoding von Willebrand factor D and EGF domain-containing protein-like, which codes for MTDIVIIWVIAVFAAFSTANSNNPQSFHPPSRSKKESMKGFHDLSRRVTYPEKIWRGGEETFIHNGYRGDPETRSLTKRSEVVNCPEGYTRDGIYNNCILSCSQYNCINGKCDGRTECKCNEGYVKSRTNSFICHPKCRPCLPGECNKSQLCTCDTGYKLSSNQQTCEPICNDPHCDRKLCVSPDRCYRSSTFVKFVFGQYCSRECGFGECVGLNTCECFNGCNKTKDGQCTYPICKEECKYSSCTGPDICTCHPGYDKPFENSTTCVPRCTRCDNGICVGPEICRCHSGFVNPKSNKGTCAHNCSRGWTGESCEEPIMCVIALYTPHDYENSIRWVQ